The Coriobacteriia bacterium sequence CGCTGCCGGAACCCGACGCACACAAGGACTCGCGCGGGCGCGTGCTCGTGATCGCCGGCTCCGGCACCTACCCGGGCGCAGCGATTCTCGCGGCTCGAGGAGCGACGCGCTGCGGAGCGGGCTACGTCGCGCTCGCGGTTCCGCAGTCGGTCGTGGCGGTCGCTCACGCGCACCTGCAGGCGGTGCCGGTCATCGGGCTGCCACAGGGGCGGACGCACGCGTTCTCGTCGGCGGCGGCTGCTCGACTGGTGCGGATGGCGCGCGAGTTCGACGCGGTGGTTCTCGGTCCCGGATTGACGCTCGCCGACGGCGCGGTGGCGACCGCTCGCACGCTCGTCGCCGAGATCGACGCGCCGCTCGTCATCGACGCCGATGCGCTCAACGCGCTCGTCGACGCGCAGCACCTCATCGCGGCGCGCACGGCGCCCACCGTGCTGACGCCGCATCCGGGCGAGCTTGCTCGGCTGCTCGGCACGAACGGAGCCGCGATCCAAGGTGACCGCCTCATCGCGGGAGGCGCGCTGGCTTCCGGCGCGACCGCTGTGGTGCTCAAGGGAGCCGGCACCATCATCAGCAGTGCCGGTCGACAGGTCGTCAACACCTCCGGCACCCCGGCGCTTGCGGCCGCAGGAACCGGTGACGTGCTGTCAGGTGTGATCGGCGCGCTTCTCGCGCAGGGGCTGCCCGCACTCGAGGCCGGTGCGCTCGGCGCGTACCTGCACGGCCGCGCGGGGGAGTCGGCTGCTGAGGTGCTCACGCCCGTGTGCGTCAACGCCGAGGACATCCCGGACTACCTCCCGGCTGCCGTAGCTGACCTGCTCGGCAGTTGGTGAGCGAGACGTAAGCACACGGACGTCCGGGTTCTCGGTATCATCACTGGCGTGAGCGAACTGTTCGAGACTCTCGGAGGCGGGGAGACGTGACGCAGCATCGGTGGGCGTGGGTCGAGATCGATCTGGCGGCGATTCAGAGCAACGTGCGCTCGCTCAAGGGGCTTACGCGGCCGGGTACGCTGTTCATGGCGGTCGTCAAAGCCGACGGCTACGGCCACGGTGCCTTGCACGTCGCCCGCGCTGCGCTGGCAGCCGGTGCCGATCGACTCGGCGTGGCCACGCTCGACGAGGCCCTGGCGCTGCGAGACGCCGGCATCACAGGCCCGATCCAACTGCTCTCCGAGCCACCCGAGAGCACCATCCGTGAGCTGCTCGACAACGACATCACGCC is a genomic window containing:
- a CDS encoding NAD(P)H-hydrate dehydratase yields the protein ASAAGLIDAMLGIGANGALRAPYAAWAAAATTSGAYVLAVDAPTGVDADTGAVVDREAVAADCTVTFTTPKRGLLAYPGAAYAGEVVVADIGIDPGLADVAGAPEIWTSEEYAALVPLPEPDAHKDSRGRVLVIAGSGTYPGAAILAARGATRCGAGYVALAVPQSVVAVAHAHLQAVPVIGLPQGRTHAFSSAAAARLVRMAREFDAVVLGPGLTLADGAVATARTLVAEIDAPLVIDADALNALVDAQHLIAARTAPTVLTPHPGELARLLGTNGAAIQGDRLIAGGALASGATAVVLKGAGTIISSAGRQVVNTSGTPALAAAGTGDVLSGVIGALLAQGLPALEAGALGAYLHGRAGESAAEVLTPVCVNAEDIPDYLPAAVADLLGSW